The Chloroflexota bacterium nucleotide sequence TACCGTAGCCGCCCCAATGCAGGTCTTGGATCATGAGCATGGGCATGCCGGCGCGGGCGACCTCGCGAAAGTAGTCCAACGCGCCATCGTGATCCTCGATCAGCGGCACCGGCACCGCGCATAGAACCCCGTCGACGCCAAGCGCCACGGCGTCCTCGGCCAGCGCGCGCGCACGTTGCGCATCCGGGTCGCTGGCGCCGGCGACGACCGTGACGCGGCCGCCGACGATTCGCAGCACCTCGCGCACGTAGACATGCCGCTCGTCGGGCGTGAGCTTGGCGACTTCGCTGGCCACCGCGGGAACGATGAACCCGCTCACGCCGTCGGCGATGGCTTCCTCCAACAGGCGTTCGAGTGACGCGACATCGAGCTTGTCGTCATCGGTGAAGGGCGTGTTGACGATCGGCACGACGCCCGTGAGGGGATAGAGATCCTTCATGCCGTAAACACAGTTCCGCGCACGTAGTCGGCCTCATCCGACGCGAGGAACGCCAGCACGCGGGCCACGCCCTCCGGATCGCGCAGTTCTTTCTTGGCGGCGTCGATGTCCGCGCGCGACCATCCGCGCGCCCGCCCCTCGTCCTCGACGTTTGCCCGTTTGAGCGGCGTGTCAACGATCGACGGACACACGGTGTTTACCCGGATGGGGCGTCCCGCCAGGTGGTTCGGCGCGATGAAACCCAGGCCATGAACGGCGGCTTTGCTCGTGCCATAGGCCACGGATGAGCTGCGGCTGGTCACGCCGGCCCCCGACGCGACCAGGAGGATTGTGCCCCCGCGATCACCCATGGCCGCCACGGCGTGCTTGATGCAGAGGAAGGTGCCGCGCACGTTCACGTCCTGGACCCGCTCGAACGTGGCGAGATCCAATTCCGCGATTTCGACGAAGGCGCCCTGCAGGATTCCCGCACAGGTGACGAGGACGTCGAGCGTTCCGAACTCGGAAACAGCAGTCTGGATCAGGCGTTCGCAGTC carries:
- a CDS encoding SDR family NAD(P)-dependent oxidoreductase, which produces MTSLDGRVVVITGGASGIGGATARLCAARGARVVIGDVDDAKGAALARELTESGLTAAFTHVDVTREPDCERLIQTAVSEFGTLDVLVTCAGILQGAFVEIAELDLATFERVQDVNVRGTFLCIKHAVAAMGDRGGTILLVASGAGVTSRSSSVAYGTSKAAVHGLGFIAPNHLAGRPIRVNTVCPSIVDTPLKRANVEDEGRARGWSRADIDAAKKELRDPEGVARVLAFLASDEADYVRGTVFTA